The genomic segment ATGCTATGACAGCCGATTGGGCAAAAATCCCTTATGATGTTTTAGGAAGGATTTCCAATAGAATAATCAATGAAGTAAAGGGTGTTAACCGCGTTGTATATGATATTTCACAAAAACCACCGGCAACAATAGAGTGGGAGTAAAGGCAGTAGATAGTAGGTAGTAGACAGTAGATAGGGAAAAGCCAGTAACAAAGAATAAGAAAAATATTAAATAAATTATAATTTGAAGTTCAGTAGCGGAGGAAATAAAATGTTTAAGAGATTTTTTTGCCGAGAAACTGAGTTTGAGAAATTCATGCTATCTTATGCTGATGTGATTGAGAAAGCAACTGATGAATTTTCAAGATTTATTCATTCTTTTAATCAGAAGGGAGTTGAAGAATGGGTTAAAAGGATGAAAGACATTGAACACGAGTCCGATGATATTACTCACAAAATGATGAATTGGCTAGAAGGAACATTTATAGTTAATTACGACCGCGAAGATATTCATCGTTTATCTTCGGATTTGGACGATATAATTGATTTTATGGATGCTGCAGCCAAAAGAATTTCACTTTATAATGTTACTGAAATGCTTCCTGACGTAGTTAATTTTACCGATAGGCTTAACCTTGCAGCTCACGAGTGTGCCAAAGTTATCCGTGCCATATCAGGCGAAAAACTTTCTAGAAATGTGCTTGACATATGCAAGGAAATTAAGAATCATGAAGAAGAAGGCGACAAAATTTATCATGATATCCTTGCTTCGCTTTTTAAAGACGGGAAAGATCCTCTCACTGTAATAAAGTTTAAGGAAATCCTAGAGGAAATGGAAAGATCCTTAGACAAATGCAATCAAACCGCAATGGATGTTGAATCAATTATTTTTAAATATACTTAGCCCATACATTATTAGGAGCAAACTTATCTTTTATGGAATTTCCACAGCTTCCGTTGTTTTTTTGGATAGTAATAGTTACTGCTTTAGCGTTTGATTTTGCTAATGGCTGGCATGACACCGCAAATGCTGTTGCCACGGCTATTTCAACCAGAGTATTAAAACCTTCACAAGCCATAGTGCTTTCTGCAGTGCTCAATTTTTTGGGAGCGCTTTTGTCCACAAAAGTTGCAAAAACAATAGGTGGAGGAATTGTAAATTCTTCAATTATTAATTCCGAAACCGGCAGCTATGTGATTTTTGCTGCGATGCTTGGTGCAATAATTTGGGAAATATATACAGTTCTCAAAGGTCTTCCTGTATCTGGCTCTCACGCTCTTATTGGAGGCCTTATTGGAGCTGCAATATCAATTTACGGCCTTAAAGCAATATTGTTTTCTGGGGTATTAATAATATTTTCTGCAATGTTGATATCTCCCATACTGGGATTTATGATCGGGCTGATAGTTTTAAAGATAAACTATTTT from the Elusimicrobiota bacterium genome contains:
- a CDS encoding DUF47 family protein gives rise to the protein MFKRFFCRETEFEKFMLSYADVIEKATDEFSRFIHSFNQKGVEEWVKRMKDIEHESDDITHKMMNWLEGTFIVNYDREDIHRLSSDLDDIIDFMDAAAKRISLYNVTEMLPDVVNFTDRLNLAAHECAKVIRAISGEKLSRNVLDICKEIKNHEEEGDKIYHDILASLFKDGKDPLTVIKFKEILEEMERSLDKCNQTAMDVESIIFKYT